A genomic window from Lotus japonicus ecotype B-129 chromosome 1, LjGifu_v1.2 includes:
- the LOC130729150 gene encoding uncharacterized protein LOC130729150, which yields MGEVSEAAMTKRKKKGRPSLLDLQKRSLKKQQKQQQYRPPNPNSSNSNVPPPQHDYDDDDERKDKKRKLLVGLNSHLHHHHHPTLFPNSADPDANHKRRRGSDETPDGKVSKATEGKHGSQGETGPTTPLPDKKLLLFILDRLQKKDTHGVFSDPVDPEELPDYHDVIKHPMDFGTVRNKVDGGLYANLEQFENDVFLICSNAMQYNSADTIYYRQARAMQEIAKKDFENLRQDSDDDDDGDDSDPQPKIVQRGRPPGKLSRKPRGMSPSERVGPESSSDATLASGGDIASGSNGYNLRKGVAKFHPTDSSARASHSNFNSGGYTGWSSEWENEFPASVVKAVLRYGKKQFVVDETRRDTYKNSVALGSEPPVLATFGDDFKQLLAVGLHVKHSYARSLAHFAADLGPVVWEIAAKKIRSVLPAGHEFGPGWVSEEDVSQRQHFPVFGEERNSDPPVPEDYSSRFLSCSSGSSSLANTSSCLPSGDMAINRESGYQNEWNPSNSVGGESESMIHGRIHQESMAHSDDLGSNGRLGSNFSPQMKMVRLSDLTGSSSGGNVPQMFDMDPVSSLTSRAAPANVNPPLRTQFLNNFSQLDSSSLLARESGFESQRLPQGLAGKSSWQGFEVPTKQNSFSLANDLNGKIGATNPSSSNVEAGSLLQPNLALQL from the exons ATGGGCGAGGTATCTGAAGCAGCGATgacgaagaggaagaagaagggtcGCCCTTCTCTTTTGGATCTTCAAAAGCGATCTCTCAAGAAACAACAAAAGCAACAACAATACCGTCCTCCGAATCCCAATTCATCCAATTCCAACGTCCCTCCGCCGCAGCACGATTACGACGACGACGACGAGCGAAAAGACAAGAAGCGCAAACTCCTCGTCGGCTTGAATTcccatctccaccaccaccaccacccaacaTTATTCCCCAATTCCGCCGATCCCGATGCCAATCACAAACGCCGCCGCGGATCAGATGAAACGCCG GATGGAAAGGTTTCGAAAGCGACTGAAGGCAAACATG GTTCACAGGGGGAGACCGGTCCCACTACACCTTTGCCAGACAAAAAGCTCTTGCTGTTTATCCTTGACAGGCTTCAAAA AAAGGACACTCATGGGGTATTCTCTGACCCTGTGGATCCAGAGGAG CTTCCTGATTATCATGATGTCATTAAACACCCTATGGATTTTGGCACTGTAAGGAACAAAGTGGATGGAGGACTATATGCCAACTTAGAACAATTTGAG AATGATGTGTTCTTGATATGCTCTAATGCAATGCAGTACAATTCAGCGGATACTATTTACTATCGACAG GCCCGAGCTATGCAAGAGATCGCGAAGAAGGACTTTGAGAATTTGAGACAAgacagtgatgatgatgatgatggtgatgatagtgatccACAACCCAAAATTGTGCAAAGAGGAAGGCCACCAGGAAAGCTCTCAAGAAAGCCACGGGGCATGTCTCCTTCAGAGCGTGTTGGCCCTgaatcttcctctgatgcaacTCTTGCTTCTGGTGGGGATATTGCTAGTGGCTCTAATGGTTATAATCTAAGAAAAGGGGTAGCCAAATTTCATCCTACAGATTCATCAGCTAGGGCTTCCCACAGCAATTTTAACAGTGGAGGTTATACTGGTTGGAGTTCTGAATGGGAGAATGAATTTCCAG CTTCGGTTGTAAAAGCCGTGTTAAGGTATGGAAAGAAGCAGTTTGTGGTTGATGAAACCAGGCGTGACACATATAAAAACTCAGTGGCTTTAGGGAGTGAACCACCAGTATTGGCCACATTTGGAGATGATTTCAAGCAACTTCTCGCA GTAGGTTTACATGTGAAGCATAGCTACGCAAGAAGCCTAGCCCACTTTGCTGCAGATCTTGGTCCTGTTGTTTGGGAGATTGCTGCAAAGAAAATCCGCAGTGTTCTGCCAGCAGGACATGAATTTGGTCCGGGATGGGTAAGTGAAGAGGATGTGTCACAGAGACAACACTTCCCGGTTTTTGGTGAGGAGAGAAATTCAGACCCTCCTGTACCAGAGGATTATAGCAGTAGATTTCTTTCTTGTTCTTCTGGCTCATCCTCTCTTGCAAATACATCATCATGCTTGCCAAGTGGAGACATGGCAATTAATAGAGAATCTGGTTACCAAAATGAATGGAATCCATCCAACAGTGTTGGTGGTGAGAGTGAATCCATGATTCATGGGAGGATTCATCAGGAATCTATGGCACATTCTGATGATTTGGGTTCTAATGGTCGGTTAGGTTCTAACTTTTCTCCTCAAATGAAGATGGTTAGACTTTCTGACTTAACCGGGTCGTCGAGTGGTGGGAATGTTCCTCAAATGTTTGACATGGATCCAGTAAGCAGCCTCACCAGCCGCGCCGCACCTGCAAATGTTAATCCACCTCTCAGGACCCAGTTCTTGAACAACTTTAGTCAATTAGATTCCAGCAGTTTATTAGCTCGGGAATCTGGATTTGAGTCACAAAGATTGCCTCAAGGGCTTGCTGGAAAGTCATCTTGGCAGGGATTTGAAGTTCCTACTAAACAGAACTCATTTTCACTTGCTAATGACTTAAATGGGAAGATTGGAGCAACAAATCCATCCAGTTCCAATGTGGAGGCTGGTTCTCTGCTGCAGCCAAATCTTGCATTGCAGCTATGa
- the LOC130729148 gene encoding uncharacterized protein LOC130729148 gives METVMEDVEEYNFREVRLPSLIPVVPEPELERESGERRRGRDIVLAIDHGPNSKHAFDWALIHLCRLADTIHLIHAVSDVKNQLVYDTTQGLMEKLAVEAFEVAMVKTVARIVEGDAGKVICNEAERIKPAAVVMGTRGRSLIQSVLQGSVGEYCVHNCKSAPVVIVPGKDAGDASII, from the exons ATGGAGACAGTGATGGAAGATGTGGAAGAATACAACTTCAGAGAAGTGAGGCTTCCTTCTCTGATACCAGTGGTGCCAGAGCCAGAGCTTGAGAGAGAGTCAGgggaaagaagaagaggaagggaCATAGTGTTAGCCATAGATCATGGTCCCAACAGTAAACATGCTTTTGATTGGGCCCTCATCCACCTTTGCAGGCTTGCTGATACCATCCACCTTATTCATGCTGTTTCTG ATGTGAAGAACCAACTTGTGTATGACACTACCCAGGGGCTGATGGAGAAATTAGCAGTTGAGGCTTTTGAAGTTGCAATG GTGAAAACAGTAGCTAGGATTGTGGAAGGTGATGCAGGGAAAGTTATTTGCAATGAAGCAGAGAGGATCAAACCTGCAGCTGTGGTTATGGGGACCAGAGGCCGAAGCTTGATTCAAAG CGTGCTACAAGGAAGTGTTGGTGAGTACTGTGTTCACAACTGTAAATCAGCACCTGTTGTGATTGTTCCTGGAAAAG ATGCTGGAGATGCGTCAATCATCTAG
- the LOC130729149 gene encoding glycosyltransferase family 92 protein RCOM_0530710, which yields MLSIFNQKFIQTLFTCNRPRLTMRRRTTFLLSLLAILLFATFSLHLSRNAISTSQPYSYLHNANFNTNENVAAVRDIVNHQTRRVSSVKASPSTTVSVLLPDWEILVLVSPNTHSSSSPDDHRYCLFPNNARSPASYSGVLPFTNRTTFKCDLPESVRRRRVFPQPMLVSGTPETESPVSSPAPELMRWNFLVYESFSTDDDVVVFAKGVNHRQGYDRSLNELRCVFKLADGGDSINTAVTSSAQEVFRCAHPDLDLNSDHALSENGNRIRISISLEIIGENLVIPSIAYYRPRPSREAQAQAQPKHFLCACTMVYNVAKFLREWVMYHTKVGVENFILYDNGSDDDFAGEVKNLRSEGYNITTLLWIWPKTQEAGFSHSVVYSKAKGLCNWIMYVDVDEFVYSPAWRIGDESPISSPSLKSMLVGSEDENGNGIRVGQVSMRCLEFGPSGQRLHPAEGVTRGYTCRRKVERRHKSIVLVEAVDRGLRNVVHHFEVKEGLKWKQVRVEEMLVNHYKYQAWDEFKSKFRRRVSAYVVDWKKNVNLGSKDRTPGLGFEAVEPEDWANKFCEVRDERLKLLTQAWFGSYNNASSRL from the coding sequence ATGTTATCAATATTTAATCAAAAATTTATTCAAACATTGTTTACCTGTAACCGTCCCCGCCTAACCATGCGACGCCGCACCACCTTCCTCCTCTCTCTACTCGCCATTCTCCTCTTCGCTACCTTTTCCCTTCACCTCTCTCGCAACGCCATCTCCACTTCGCAACCCTATTCCTACCTCCACAACGCCAACTTCAACACCAACGAAAACGTCGCCGCCGTTCGCGACATCGTCAACCACCAAACACGCCGCGTCTCCTCCGTCAAGGCCTCCCCCTCCACCACCGTCTCCGTTCTGCTTCCCGATTGGGAGATTCTAGTCCTCGTCTCACCAAACACGCACTCATCCTCTTCCCCCGACGATCACCGCTACTGCCTTTTCCCCAACAATGCCAGGTCTCCGGCCAGTTACTCCGGCGTCTTACCATTCACCAACCGTACCACGTTCAAGTGCGACCTGCCGGAATCAGTTCGCCGCCGCCGCGTCTTCCCGCAGCCTATGCTAGTCTCCGGAACACCAGAGACTGAATCGCCGGTTAGTTCTCCGGCGCCGGAGCTCATGAGATGGAACTTTCTCGTCTACGAGTCTTTCTCAACGGACGACGACGTCGTTGTATTCGCCAAAGGAGTGAACCACCGCCAAGGCTACGACAGATCCCTGAACGAGCTCCGCTGCGTCTTCAAACTAGCAGACGGCGGAGACAGCATCAACACCGCCGTCACGAGCTCCGCTCAAGAGGTTTTCCGATGCGCGCACCCCGATTTGGATTTGAATTCCGATCACGCCTTGTCTGAAAACGGCAACAGAATCAGAATTTCAATTTCCCTCGAGATTATTGGCGAAAATCTCGTGATTCCCTCCATTGCATATTACAGGCCCAGGCCCAGTCGAGAGGCCCAAGCCCAGGCCCAGCCCAAACATTTCTTGTGTGCTTGCACGATGGTTTACAACGTAGCGAAATTCTTACGCGAATGGGTGATGTACCACACGAAAGTGGGAGTGGAGAATTTCATACTGTACGATAACGGCAGCGACGATGACTTCGCCGGCGAGGTGAAGAATCTCCGATCGGAGGGTTACAACATCACCACATTGCTCTGGATTTGGCCCAAGACGCAGGAAGCTGGATTTTCACACAGTGTTGTTTACTCCAAGGCGAAGGGACTATGCAATTGGATAATGTACGTGGATGTTGACGAATTCGTGTATTCTCCGGCTTGGAGAATTGGAGATGAATCTCCGATTTCATCTCCATCGTTGAAATCGATGCTGGTAGGAAGTGAGGATGAGAATGGGAATGGGATTAGGGTTGGACAAGTGTCGATGCGGTGTCTGGAATTCGGACCGTCGGGTCAGCGGTTACACCCGGCGGAAGGGGTAACACGAGGGTACACGTGTCGGCGGAAGGTGGAGCGGAGGCACAAGTCGATTGTGCTGGTGGAGGCGGTGGATCGGGGGTTGAGGAACGTGGTGCATCATTTCGAGGTGAAGGAAGGGTTGAAGTGGAAGCAGGTTCGGGTGGAGGAAATGTTGGTGAATCATTACAAGTATCAGGCTTGGGATGAGTTCAAGAGCAAGTTTAGAAGGAGGGTTTCTGCGTATGTTGTGGATTGGAAGAAGAATGTGAACCTGGGTTCGAAGGATAGAACACCTGGGTTGGGATTTGAGGCAGTGGAACCTGAAGATTGGGCTAACAAGTTCTGTGAGGTTAGAGATGAAAGGTTGAAATTGTTGACACAAGCTTGGTTTGGATCCTACAACAACGCCTCCTCAAGGTTATAG